The Cydia amplana chromosome 9, ilCydAmpl1.1, whole genome shotgun sequence genome includes a region encoding these proteins:
- the LOC134651025 gene encoding kinesin-like protein KIF19 — protein MTQTNVTTPETRGGVPTATEEKLMVAVRVRPLRPDEGPRIVHVVSDKMLVLEEESDSRRDVLRQRRVNDKHYVYDRVFSEDSTQEEVYEAVCAPLVGGALQGFAGAVFAYGATGAGKTHTMTGLMSRALSHLFTSIAESDQPSAYEVKMSYIEIYNENIRDLLNPGAGPLELRDEGGSGAPVVAGLSEVRATSAGHVAELLARGDRARTAEATHANEHSSRGHALLSVTVSSPVSGGVQRGRLFLIDLAGSERAGLRARRLEGAHINRSLLALANCIMALSGGARYVNYRDSKLTRLLREVLGGRCRTAMVAHVAPGGAHRETTRSTLHYAQRASCITNRVERELIATPMHLSQYRSVINDLRDEIARLKLKMKDDRSSTRTIEEQQQIAAEVSQQETVESAAHLKSLREAIVSTFKQQMRLRRRLMELDSHLLGLALDAERQHAAISHWEARFNRLYKPINMPTSRLSTHQSYRGGTGSSSSSTSGNERAEAEVAVEQAWAELAAVEREQETARTERARVERQLEQVRLRGAQLEQELPARISSGPEREVLALVCRVHELEADKLALQGERAARAHELRRRDLALQRRDAQRRLSDEIITRQRRALEEMSIAVPPELGQLYELYQQEIHASTYTESNDVYAQHRLPPISTSMSELAWSESSSGSSSGSGAPAAEPRLPRLVPTPRPRTRYSQASAATMKRYSSDDSLVMVAPRAGDAAP, from the exons GTGGCGGTACGCGTGCGACCGCTGCGCCCAGATGAAGGTCCCCGCATCGTTCACGTGGTCAGCGATAAG ATGTTGGTGTTGGAAGAGGAGTCGGACAGCCGGCGAGATGTCCTCCGCCAACGACGAGTCAACGACAAGCATTACGTCTACGACAGGGTTTTCAGTGAAGACAGCACACAA GAGGAAGTGTACGAGGCAGTATGCGCGCCCCTAGTAGGCGGCGCGTTGCAGGGTTTCGCGGGTGCAGTGTTCGCGTACGGCGCGACTGGCGCTGGCAAGACGCACACCATGACCGGGCTCATGTCGCGCGCGCTCTCGCACCTCTTCACCAGCATCGCGGAGAGCGACCAGCCCTCGGCCTACGAG GTAAAGATGTCGTACATCGAGATTTACAACGAGAACATTCGTGACCTGCTGAACCCCGGGGCGGGGCCGCTCGAActgcgcgacgagggcggcAGTGGCGCGCCCGTAGTGGCGGGGCTGAGCGAGGTCCGCGCCACCAGCGCCGGACACGTCGCCGAGCTCCTGGCGCGCGGCGACCGGGCACGCACGGCTGAGGCCACGCATGCCAATGAACATTCTTCCCGAGGACACGCGCTCCTTAG TGTTACAGTCAGTAGTCCCGTGTCAGGCGGCGTGCAGCGCGGCCGCCTGTTCCTGATCGACCTGGCGGGCTCCGAGCGCGCTGGGTTGCGAGCGCGGCGTCTCGAAGGCGCGCATATCAACCGGTCGCTGCTGGCGCTTGCCAACTGTATCATGGCGCTATCGGGTGGAGCTAG ATACGTGAACTACCGTGACTCGAAGCTGACGCGGCTGTTGCGCGAGGTGCTGGGCGGGCGTTGCCGCACCGCCATGGTGGCGCATGTTGCCCCCGGCGGCGCGCACCGCGAGACCACGCGATCAACACTGCACTACGCGCAGCGCGCCTCCTGCATCACCAACAGG GTTGAAAGAGAGTTGATAGCGACGCCGATGCACCTGTCCCAGTACCGGTCCGTCATCAACGACCTGCGCGATGAGATCGCCAGGCTGAAGCTCAAGATGAAAGATGACCGCTCAAG CACAAGAACAATAGAAGAGCAGCAGCAGATCGCAGCAGAAGTGTCGCAGCAGGAGACTGTAGAGAGCGCCGCCCACCTGAAGTCCCTCCGCGAAGCCATCGTCTCCACATTCAAGCAGCAGATGCGGCTGCGGCGGCGGCTCATGGAGCTGGACAGCCATCTGCTAGGGCTAGCGCTGGACGCGGAGAGACAGCATGCCGCGATATCGCACTGGGAGGCGCGGTTCAACCGACTCTACAAGCCCATCAACATGCCCACCTCAAGGCTCAGCACACATCAGAGCTACAG AGGCGGCACGGGGTCCAGTAGCAGCAGTACGTCGGGCAACGAGCGCGCGGAGGCCGAGGTGGCGGTGGAGCAGGCGTGGGCCGAGCTGGCCGCCGTGGAGCGCGAGCAGGAGACGGCGCGCACCGAGCGCGCGCGCGTCGAGCGCCAGCTGGAGCAGGTGCGCCTGCGCGGCGCGCAACTCGAACAG GAGCTGCCCGCGCGCATCAGCAGCGGGCCGGAGCGCGAGGTCCTGGCCCTGGTGTGCCGCGTGCACGAGCTGGAGGCCGACAAGCTGGCGCTGCAGGGCGAGCGCGCCGCCCGCGCGCACGAGCTCAGGAGGAGGGACCTCGCGCTGCAGCGGAGAGACGCGCAGCGGAGACTCTCCGACGAGATCATCACGCGCCAGCGACGGGCGCTTGAAG AGATGAGTATAGCGGTCCCACCAGAGTTGGGGCAATTGTACGAGCTGTATCAGCAAGAAATCCACGCCTCCACCTACACGGAGAGCAACGATGTCTACGCGCAGCACCGGTTGCCGCCTATCTCTACTAG CATGTCGGAGCTGGCGTGGTCGGAGAGCTCGTCGGGCTCGAGCTCGGGCTCGGGCGCGCCGGCGGCCGAGCCGCGCCTGCCGCGCCTGGTGCCCACGCCGCGCCCCAGGACCAGGTACAG